A genome region from Solanum pennellii chromosome 12, SPENNV200 includes the following:
- the LOC107005625 gene encoding translation machinery-associated protein 22-like, whose translation MAEKLQTVKVLYCGVCGLPAEYCEFGSEFEKCKPWLIQNAPDLYPDLVKDSNLKEADKVTDQLQSTSISEGSSTSKKEEVKRLPGGKIKKKDKPEIIIEKVTRNRRKSITTIKGLEIFGVKLSDASKKLGKKFATGASVVKGPTEKEQIDVQGDISYDIVDFITETWPDVPESAIFFIEDGKKVPAA comes from the exons ATGGCGGAAAAGCTTCAAACAGTTAAGGTTTTATATTGTGGAGTTTGCGGTTTACCTGCTGAGTATTGTGAATTTGGATCCGAATTTGAGAAATGCAAACCCTGGTTGATCCAAAATGCACCCGATCTCTACCCGGACCTTGTTAAAG ATTCTAATTTGAAAGAAGCTGATAAGGTCACTGATCAGCTCCAGTCAACTTCAATCTCGGAAg GTTCTTCTACATCTAAGAAAGAAGAAGTCAAGCGCCTTCCTGGTGGAAAGAttaaaaagaaa GATAAACCGGAGATAATTATTGAAAAGGTCACCAGAAACAGACGGAAGAGTATCACTACCATCAAGGGCCTCGAAATCTTTG GTGTTAAACTAAGTGATGCTTCAAAAAAGCTCGGCAAAAAGTTTGCTACTGGAGCTTCTGTGGTTAAG GGCCCGACTGAAAAGGAGCAGATCGATGTTCAAGGGGACATATCCTATGACATTGTGGACTTCATTACAGAAACCTGGCCAGAT GTTCCAGAGTCGGCAATATTCTTCATAGAAGACGGAAAAAAGGTTCCAGCTGCATAA
- the LOC107006947 gene encoding cytokinin dehydrogenase 3-like has protein sequence MSNLGKLKTLNPSIPQEIFSLNISFKLSTNLDEIKESSKDFGKIIQNILPAAVLYPSCVNDIIDLIQFSYDLSVPFHVAAKGHGHSIRGQAMAQNGVIVEMNSLNNNNNDNCGIRVSWDSDLGFYADVGGEQLWINVLNATLKHGLAPISWTDYLYLTVGGTLSNAGISGQIFRYGPQISNVHEMDVITGKGDLMTCSKDVNSELFFGVLGGLGQFGIITRARIVLDRAPTRVKWVRMLYDDFSKFTKDQEYLISIHNNRLDYVEGSLIMEQSSLNNWRSSFYSPSNQTKIISLLSQNKIMYCLEMVKYYDDHTAKTIDEELKKLVQGLNYLGGFMYKKDVTFVEFLNRVRKGQIELELKGMWDVPHPWLNLFVPKSNIMQFNAAVFEDIIIRQNKPTGPILVYPTTRKR, from the exons atgtctaATTTAGGAAAATTAAAGACATTGAATCCTTCAATTCCTCAAGAAATTTTTTCccttaatatttcatttaaacTTAGTACAAATTTAGATGAAATTAAAGAATCTTCAAAAgattttggaaaaattattcaaaatatattaccAGCTGCTGTTCTTTATCCTTCTTGTGTTAATGACATAATTGACCTCATACAATTTTCTTATGACCTTTCTGTCCCTTTTCATGTAGCAGCCAAAGGTCATGGACATTCCATTAGGGGACAAGCCATGGCACAAAATGGGGTAATTGTGGAAATGAattctttaaataataataataatgacaattGTGGAATTAGGGTTTCTTGGGATTCGGATTTAGGGTTTTACGCAGATGTTGGAGGTGAACAATTATGGATCAATGTTCTTAATGCCACCCTAAAGCATGGCCTAGCACCTATCTCGTGGACAGATTATTTGTACCTCACAGTTGGTGGTACTCTCTCTAATGCCGGAATTAGTGGCCAAATTTTCCGATATGGTCCTCAAATAAGTAATGTTCATGAGATGGACGTTATTACAG GTAAAGGGGATTTAATGACTTGCTCCAAAGATGTGAACTCAGAATTGTTTTTTGGAGTTTTAGGAGGTTTGGGACAGTTTGGAATAATAACTAGGGCAAGAATTGTCTTGGATAGAGCACCAACAAGA gTGAAATGGGTGAGaatgttatatgatgatttttcaaaattcacaaaAGATCAAGAATATCTTATTTCAATTCATAATAATAGATTGGATTATGTTGAAGGCTCTCTAATAATGGAACAAAGCTCTCTAAATAATTGGAGATCTTCATTTTATTCACCTTCCAATCAAAccaaaattatttcattattatctcaaaataaaattatgtattgCTTGGAAATggtgaagtattatgatgatcacactgCTAAAACTATTGATGAG gaattGAAGAAGTTAGTACAAGGATTGAACTATTTGGGTGGATTTATGTACAAGAAAGATGTGacttttgttgaatttttgaatAGAGTAAGAAAAGGACAAATAGAGTTAGAATTAAAAGGAATGTGGGATGTTCCACATCCATGGCTCAATTTGTTTGTACCTAAGTCCAACATCATGCAATTTAATGCTGCTGTTTTTGAAGACATCATTATCAGACAAAACAAACCAACAGGACCCATCCTTGTCTACCCAACAACCAGGAAAAggtaa